A genomic segment from Diospyros lotus cultivar Yz01 chromosome 5, ASM1463336v1, whole genome shotgun sequence encodes:
- the LOC127802678 gene encoding desiccation protectant protein Lea14 homolog, with the protein MADLVDKAKQFVAEKVANIPMPEATINDLDFKDIDRSGVTYAAKVDVNNPYIVPIPICEISFVLKSSGRVIASGTIPDPGSLKANGKTLLDVPVKVSHSILVSLVRDIATDWDIDYELELRLIIDLPVVGNFTIPLSTMGEVKLPTLSDWWNSDSKE; encoded by the exons ATGGCCGATTTGGTCGACAAGGCGAAGCAGTTCGTGGCGGAGAAGGTGGCCAACATTCCGATGCCGGAGGCCACCATCAACGACCTCGATTTCAAAGACATCGACCGCTCCGGCGTCACCTACGCCGCCAAGGTCGACGTCAATAACCCCTACATTGTCCCGATCCCCATCTGCGAGATCTCTTTCGTCCTCAAAAGCTCCGGCAG GGTGATAGCGTCGGGGACGATTCCGGATCCAGGATCACTGAAGGCGAACGGCAAGACGTTGCTGGACGTGCCGGTGAAGGTTTCCCACAGCATACTGGTGAGCTTGGTGAGAGACATAGCTACAGATTGGGACATAGACTATGAACTGGAATTGCGCCTCATCATTGACCTTCCGGTGGTCGGAAACTTCACCATTCCCCTCTCCACCATGGGCGAGGTCAAGCTGCCAACGCTCTCTGACTGGTGGAACAGTGACTCTAAAGAGTAA